CTGAGCGAGCCAAGCATCCGGTAGGCGAGGCGCAGCAATCGCCTGCGCTCCGCCTGGAAATCGGCGGTGCGCTGATCCTTCCCGCCCATGGGTAGCCTCGCGGTTTGGTCGCTCACGCTCGCTGACACCGATGCCTCCCCTATGGCCATCCGCATAGACGACATTGCCCGGTGGGATGTGACACGGATTCGTCGTTCCGGAGATATTTTTCCGGGCGTGTCACACGCGCCCCTCCTGTCTCGTCAGGTCGACGAGCGTCGTACGCATCCGATAGCGGCCGCCTTGCGATAGGGGAGCAGTCGCGCGAGTTAGCGGCAGTGCAAGCACCGTAGTTTGCACTGCCGCTAGCGACGGCACGGTTGGGTTAGGCGGCTATTTTGGCCGGGTCGCTGTTCTGGAGGGTTTTCCAGGTCCAGGGCAAGAGTTCGTGCAGCCGGTTCTGGGGGATGTCGGCGATGCGAGCGAGGACATCGGTGAGCCATGCGAGCGGATCGACGTCGTTGAGCCGACAGGTGCCGATCAGGCTGAACAGCATTGCGGCGCGTTCTCCACCCCGGTCTGATCCCACGAACCCCCAGCTCTTCCTTCCGCGAGCTACGCTGCGCAACGGCCGCTCCGCAGCATTGTTCGTAAGACAGATGCGACCATCTTCCAGGAAGGTGGTGAAGCCTTCCCAGTCATTGAGGAAGTAGGCGATGGCCTCGGCCACGGGATCTTTCCGGGAAAGGGTCTTTCGCTGGGTATCGAACCAGGCCTTGAGCTGATCGACTAACGGGGCGACCTTTTCCTTGCGAACGCGTAGGCGTTCATCGGCGCTCTCGCCGTTGATATTCCGCTCGGCGGCGAAGATCTGGTCGATCATCTCCAGCCCCTCCCGCGCGAGTGGGGAGATGAGCGGCACTTTCCCCTTCTTCTTGCCCTTCAGCTGGCTGGCCACATCGACCAGTACGAACAGCTTTCGTCTGCCGTGCTGCCAGCAATTTGCGCGGGTCATGGCCTTATCTGCCCACCCTTCCTTGAACATCTCGTTGAAGCCGGCATAGCGGTCGACCTGGAGGATTCCGGTATAGCCGGCCAGATGCGCGCGGGGATGTTCGCCCTTTCGGTTTCGGGAGTAACGGCACATCAGCGCCGGGGGTGCCGCCCCACCAAAGGGGGTGTCATCGCGCACATAATCCCAGATGCGAGCGACCTCGGCCTTATATTTGGCGAGGCGAGGAACAGTGGTGTCGTCGGCGTGGAGGCGCTCGGCGGCCAGCACATGGGCATCGTTCAGCAGGGAGATCGGTTTGAGGGCGGCGCAGACGGCGCCGACCTGATCGGCAAGCGTCGAGATGCTCAGGGGGATGCCCTCCGCCTCCAGGCGGTCGCGCTGGCTGTTAAGCGGCTGATGCAGTCCATATTTCTGGAAGACGAGATCGGCCAGGAAGTGCGGGCCGAACATGCCCCGGGGCGTCACGTGGAAGGGCGCTGGGGTCTGGCGGATCTTTTCACAATGCCGGCAGGAGACTTTCTCACGCACCGTCTCGATAACCTTGTGGCGCGCGGGCACCTTCTCCAGGGTTTCAGTGATGTCGGGCGGTAAATGGCTCAGCGCGTCCGAGCCGCAGCAGGGACATTGCTCGGGTGCGGGGATCACCCGCTTCTCGCGCTCCACATGAGCCGGGAAGTCGCGGCGGGGTCCCCGCTGACGGGTGAAGGGACCAACGGTGGTTGTTTTGGCCGCGGCTTGCGCGGCGATGCTTTCGGCTTCACTGGCATCAGCCTCGAGTTCTTCGAAGCCCAGTTCGAGCTGGTCGATGAGCCGACTTGCCCGCTCCGATTTCGCGCCATATTTGTCGCGGCGCATGAGCGCGTTCATCAGTTCAAGATGAGCGTTACGAGCAAGAAGGTCGGCGTTGATGGCCTCCACACGGGCGGCTTTTGCCTCCGCTTCGAGCGCCTTGGTCTGAGCTGCCTGGACCAGCTGACGCGTCGCCACGAGCTCGGCTTGGAGCTGCAAAAGCTCAAGAGAGGCATCGGCCGAGGGCATGGTCGCCCATAGCAAAAAATGCCCAAAAACCCTAGGCATTTCTCAGTTTTTGATGGATTTTCAACGCTCTATTCGCCCCTCTGGGGCGCCGTAATCATGTTCAGTGTCAACCAACCTGGCTG
The window above is part of the Sphingomonas sanxanigenens DSM 19645 = NX02 genome. Proteins encoded here:
- the tnpC gene encoding IS66 family transposase translates to MPSADASLELLQLQAELVATRQLVQAAQTKALEAEAKAARVEAINADLLARNAHLELMNALMRRDKYGAKSERASRLIDQLELGFEELEADASEAESIAAQAAAKTTTVGPFTRQRGPRRDFPAHVEREKRVIPAPEQCPCCGSDALSHLPPDITETLEKVPARHKVIETVREKVSCRHCEKIRQTPAPFHVTPRGMFGPHFLADLVFQKYGLHQPLNSQRDRLEAEGIPLSISTLADQVGAVCAALKPISLLNDAHVLAAERLHADDTTVPRLAKYKAEVARIWDYVRDDTPFGGAAPPALMCRYSRNRKGEHPRAHLAGYTGILQVDRYAGFNEMFKEGWADKAMTRANCWQHGRRKLFVLVDVASQLKGKKKGKVPLISPLAREGLEMIDQIFAAERNINGESADERLRVRKEKVAPLVDQLKAWFDTQRKTLSRKDPVAEAIAYFLNDWEGFTTFLEDGRICLTNNAAERPLRSVARGRKSWGFVGSDRGGERAAMLFSLIGTCRLNDVDPLAWLTDVLARIADIPQNRLHELLPWTWKTLQNSDPAKIAA